A genomic stretch from Pontibacter liquoris includes:
- a CDS encoding MlaD family protein gives MKISKEIKVALLGIVSLVLLYFGFMFLKGSDLFSNQRRYYVVYDNVDGLTVSNPVILNGIQVGSVQNMTLLTDAGNKIRVDIEILKDLQVGDSTIAALSSSDLLGGKAVTLHLGNSTKKYNGGEELIAFKQSSITDMITTKTVPIIDKVDTTLARVNRLLESEAKGNVQAILANTKETTDAVNAILRANQQNISAIASNLNDLTSSLKQTQRYIDRIALNMAEITDTLKQAEVTKLVKNANLAVAEMQTTVAKLNSDQGSIGKLMNDRELYNNMNKSTEALNLLLRDIQAYPKRYVHFSLLGRKDKYKIDPTGRVITLDEVKELQEEHPTEFNSPAPDTVYVPVGTAVKPLQAAPATTRTDSVKSQK, from the coding sequence GTGAAGATATCCAAAGAAATTAAAGTTGCCCTGCTCGGTATTGTATCCCTCGTACTCCTGTACTTTGGTTTCATGTTTCTGAAAGGGTCCGATCTGTTCTCTAATCAAAGGCGCTACTACGTTGTGTATGATAACGTTGATGGCCTCACCGTTTCCAATCCTGTTATCCTGAATGGCATCCAGGTTGGGTCTGTGCAGAATATGACGCTGCTAACGGATGCCGGCAACAAGATCAGGGTAGATATCGAGATATTGAAAGACCTGCAGGTGGGTGACTCCACCATTGCCGCGCTGTCGAGTTCCGACCTGCTGGGAGGCAAAGCCGTTACGTTACACCTTGGCAACAGCACCAAAAAATATAACGGCGGGGAAGAGCTGATCGCTTTTAAGCAAAGTAGCATCACCGATATGATCACCACCAAAACGGTGCCCATCATCGACAAGGTAGACACCACGCTGGCGCGCGTAAACCGGCTGCTCGAAAGCGAAGCCAAGGGGAATGTGCAGGCCATTCTGGCCAATACCAAAGAAACCACCGATGCCGTAAACGCCATTCTGCGGGCTAACCAGCAAAATATCAGCGCCATTGCCTCCAACCTCAACGATTTAACTTCTTCGCTGAAACAAACCCAGCGTTACATCGACCGGATTGCCCTGAACATGGCCGAGATCACCGATACGCTGAAGCAGGCTGAAGTAACCAAGCTGGTGAAGAATGCCAACCTGGCTGTGGCGGAGATGCAGACCACCGTGGCCAAGCTTAACTCCGACCAGGGTTCTATTGGCAAGCTGATGAACGACCGCGAGCTTTATAACAACATGAACAAGTCCACAGAAGCCTTAAACCTGCTGCTGCGCGACATTCAGGCATACCCCAAACGCTATGTGCACTTCTCGCTACTGGGCCGCAAAGACAAGTATAAAATAGATCCGACGGGTCGTGTGATTACCCTGGACGAGGTGAAGGAGCTGCAGGAAGAACATCCCACCGAGTTTAACAGCCCTGCACCCGACACCGTATATGTGCCGGTCGGCACTGCTGTGAAGCCGTTGCAGGCTGCGCCCGCTACTACCCGAACTGATTCGGTAAAGTCACAAAAATAA
- a CDS encoding DivIVA domain-containing protein: MKITPLEIRQKTFEKAFRGLDKEEVNAFLLTLSQQWEKLLDENKDLRMKLDASHRETQKLREVESSLYKTLKTAEDTGNSIMEQATKSAELQAREAELKANELLNQARNQARQVLEDARKESEKMVSEMQQEVRALEQDHQRLEGYLDTLVRDLKNLANEALEKAERTKAKPKTGVASIVSRAAGVTVENPELLKTLKDMSAPQESKPYELPVSTAANAPVVLRDTSAFTPGDPGIGQPHPEVPSPAEPSVPNIPAPEIEQPQPDYPGRVPAPDIEKPIPDIQPVTPDKPEIERPLTEPSRNYANGATVKQGSGSFFDEIG; encoded by the coding sequence ATGAAGATTACACCATTAGAGATCAGGCAAAAAACGTTTGAGAAAGCATTCAGGGGATTAGACAAAGAGGAGGTAAATGCGTTTTTGCTCACCCTCTCGCAACAGTGGGAAAAGCTGCTGGACGAGAACAAGGATCTGCGCATGAAACTGGATGCCTCGCATCGCGAAACGCAGAAATTGCGCGAGGTGGAGTCGTCGCTTTATAAAACCCTGAAAACCGCCGAAGACACCGGGAACAGCATTATGGAGCAGGCCACCAAATCGGCCGAGCTGCAGGCCCGCGAAGCGGAATTAAAGGCAAACGAACTGCTGAACCAGGCCCGCAACCAGGCCCGGCAGGTGCTGGAGGATGCCCGCAAAGAGTCGGAAAAAATGGTGAGCGAGATGCAGCAGGAAGTACGCGCCCTGGAGCAGGATCACCAGCGCCTGGAGGGCTACCTCGATACCCTGGTGCGCGACCTGAAGAACCTGGCAAACGAGGCCCTGGAGAAGGCCGAAAGAACGAAGGCAAAACCAAAAACAGGTGTAGCCAGTATTGTTTCAAGAGCGGCGGGTGTAACCGTAGAGAACCCCGAGCTGTTAAAAACCTTGAAAGATATGAGCGCACCACAAGAAAGCAAACCATACGAGTTACCCGTTTCCACGGCTGCCAATGCGCCGGTGGTGCTGCGGGATACGAGCGCCTTTACCCCCGGCGACCCGGGCATAGGCCAGCCGCACCCCGAAGTACCCAGCCCGGCAGAGCCTTCGGTGCCGAACATTCCAGCTCCTGAAATTGAGCAGCCGCAACCTGATTACCCCGGCCGCGTGCCGGCGCCTGATATCGAGAAGCCCATTCCGGACATCCAGCCTGTAACTCCGGACAAGCCGGAAATTGAACGGCCTTTAACCGAGCCTTCGCGCAACTACGCCAATGGGGCTACTGTTAAGCAGGGTTCCGGTTCTTTCTTCGACGAGATCGGCTAA
- a CDS encoding 4'-phosphopantetheinyl transferase family protein, whose product MSLLLTRQLNPHTLLGIWQLTEPLEELRQLLPPHADASQLSGQAHPRRQREWLASRALAYQLLQHFTSEPLTLQRNELGKPYFAQKGLHVSITHSPHLAAVILSDKYEVGTDIELISPKALRVADKFLSEAERQYTLGDEQQTCLYWSAKETLYKLYSRKKLILKDNLLIGPAAQKNMLHGWVQTENFSKLYQVSYETLQNHVLTYCIDNTPNIPQQTILI is encoded by the coding sequence ATGTCCCTGCTGCTTACCCGACAATTGAATCCGCACACGCTGCTGGGCATCTGGCAACTGACGGAGCCTTTGGAAGAATTACGGCAATTGCTGCCACCTCATGCCGATGCCAGCCAGTTAAGCGGGCAGGCGCACCCACGGCGGCAACGGGAATGGCTGGCGAGCCGTGCGCTGGCCTACCAACTTTTGCAGCATTTCACCTCCGAGCCCCTTACCCTGCAACGCAACGAGTTGGGCAAGCCCTACTTTGCGCAAAAGGGCCTGCATGTATCAATTACCCACTCGCCGCACCTGGCTGCCGTTATACTTTCCGATAAGTATGAGGTTGGCACAGATATTGAACTTATCAGCCCGAAAGCATTGCGGGTAGCTGATAAATTTTTGTCTGAAGCAGAGAGGCAATATACCCTGGGCGATGAGCAACAGACCTGCCTGTACTGGAGTGCCAAAGAAACTTTGTACAAATTATACAGCCGTAAAAAGCTTATTTTGAAAGACAATCTGCTGATTGGCCCTGCTGCACAGAAGAATATGTTGCATGGTTGGGTACAAACCGAAAATTTTTCTAAATTATACCAGGTTTCCTACGAAACACTCCAAAACCACGTACTGACCTATTGCATCGACAACACACCTAACATTCCACAACAAACCATACTTATATGA
- a CDS encoding DUF5723 family protein, producing the protein MKKTFLLAAALLVAQASAWAQTEFSSFSAVGRGGVMNTFVHDYQALGVNPANLGRSTSLVAFTVLEGGIGASTQALTKDTFRKFTALSGYEDLTLEDRRNMARAFTSDNVLNAGADLNTFAISVNLPKIGGFAFSNRQRMLTHVAFNKNFAELVFLGNDAEVYDQFQPDETVFVSQLFEGTEVKASWVNEWNVAYGRKIIDLPLLNIYGGAGYKYLQGLALYEFSAHSGKVNAYRASSPILDWDYEGYLDNPDFNYKDPDGLLSPVGKGHGFDAGLSAEIVKIVKVGVSVTDMGKMSWTQNLLQGEDKGFKLPNNPERAQEYSFEDAADVMKTIVDSAIVFTPVNELTTSLPTKLRAGVGVKLGKIVEVGVDYVHPLNNAPGNITQDFVGLGVDVMPIPFIRLSTGVSSGAGDKVNLPIGFAIVTPVYEFGISTRDITAPFTRSNPGITTAMGFLRFKIGKPHIL; encoded by the coding sequence ATGAAAAAGACGTTTCTGTTAGCGGCCGCCTTGCTGGTTGCGCAGGCAAGCGCATGGGCACAAACCGAATTCAGCAGCTTCTCGGCTGTGGGTCGCGGTGGCGTTATGAACACCTTTGTGCACGATTACCAGGCCTTGGGCGTAAACCCGGCAAACCTGGGCCGCAGCACCTCGCTAGTGGCCTTCACCGTACTGGAGGGTGGCATCGGGGCAAGTACACAGGCTCTTACCAAAGATACGTTCCGCAAGTTTACGGCGCTTTCAGGGTATGAGGACCTGACCTTAGAAGACCGCCGCAACATGGCTCGTGCGTTTACCAGCGACAACGTGCTGAATGCCGGTGCCGACCTGAATACGTTCGCCATTTCGGTAAACCTGCCCAAGATCGGGGGATTTGCCTTTAGCAACCGGCAGCGGATGCTCACGCATGTGGCATTTAATAAAAATTTTGCCGAGCTGGTTTTCTTAGGAAACGACGCCGAAGTATACGACCAGTTCCAGCCGGACGAGACCGTGTTTGTATCGCAGCTTTTTGAAGGCACGGAAGTAAAGGCCTCGTGGGTGAACGAATGGAATGTGGCCTATGGAAGAAAGATCATCGACCTGCCGCTCTTAAATATTTACGGGGGCGCCGGGTATAAATACCTGCAGGGGCTGGCGCTCTATGAGTTTAGTGCGCACAGCGGCAAGGTAAATGCGTACCGGGCCTCTTCGCCCATCCTGGACTGGGATTATGAGGGTTACCTGGACAATCCCGACTTCAACTACAAAGACCCCGATGGCTTGCTGAGCCCCGTGGGCAAAGGCCATGGCTTTGATGCCGGTTTATCGGCTGAGATCGTGAAGATCGTGAAGGTAGGCGTATCGGTAACGGATATGGGCAAAATGAGCTGGACCCAAAACCTGTTGCAGGGCGAAGACAAAGGATTTAAGCTGCCCAACAACCCGGAACGGGCGCAGGAGTATAGCTTTGAGGATGCTGCTGATGTGATGAAAACCATTGTGGACAGTGCCATTGTGTTTACACCGGTAAACGAGCTCACAACCAGCCTGCCTACTAAACTACGTGCCGGCGTGGGCGTAAAGCTGGGTAAGATAGTAGAAGTAGGCGTAGATTATGTGCACCCATTGAATAATGCGCCGGGCAACATCACCCAGGATTTTGTAGGGCTGGGAGTGGACGTGATGCCGATCCCGTTCATCCGTCTGAGTACCGGCGTTTCTTCCGGCGCCGGTGATAAAGTAAACCTGCCCATTGGCTTTGCTATTGTAACACCAGTGTACGAGTTTGGCATCAGCACCCGCGATATCACGGCACCTTTCACCAGATCCAACCCGGGCATTACCACCGCGATGGGCTTTCTGCGCTTTAAGATAGGCAAGCCGCACATTCTGTAG
- the folB gene encoding dihydroneopterin aldolase — translation MGQIALEGMEFFAFHGYYDEEQKIGNKYGIDLHIDTDLRHAAASDDLHQTVNYEVLYALVLEEMKLPARLLEHLGHRIIDKVYERFPFVQSVKVSVYKYNPPLGGICKWAKVTLEEAR, via the coding sequence ATGGGGCAGATCGCACTGGAAGGCATGGAGTTCTTTGCTTTCCATGGGTACTACGACGAAGAGCAGAAGATCGGCAACAAGTATGGCATCGACCTGCACATTGACACGGACCTGCGCCATGCCGCCGCCTCCGACGACCTGCACCAGACCGTAAACTACGAAGTGTTGTATGCGTTGGTGCTGGAAGAAATGAAGCTGCCCGCCCGCCTGCTCGAGCACCTGGGCCACCGAATTATCGATAAAGTATATGAGCGGTTTCCGTTTGTGCAGTCGGTAAAGGTGAGCGTGTATAAGTATAACCCGCCGCTCGGAGGCATCTGCAAGTGGGCCAAGGTTACGCTGGAAGAAGCAAGGTAA
- a CDS encoding acyl-CoA carboxylase subunit beta, protein MDIEFNKNEDALKQLTFQLKNKLNKVYLGGGEKRIRKEHDKGKLTARERIAYLLDEGAEFLEIAAFAGEGMYQDVGGCPGGGVVTGIGYIKGRQCVVVANDATVKAGAWFPITAKKNLRAQEIAIENKLPIVYLVDSAGVFLPMQNEIFPDKEHFGRMFRNNAVMSAMGIVQIAAIMGSCVAGGAYLPIMSDEALIVEGTGSVFLAGSYLVKSAIGESIDNETLGGATTHSEISGVTDYKCKNDQEALDHIRNIFDKMGDNPKAGFNRAQPVAPAKDEREIYGLLPADRVKPYDMMDIILRLVDNSEFELYKELYGQTLICGLARIDGWSVGIVANQRKIVKSKKGEMQMGGVIYSDSADKAARFIMNCNQKKIPLVFLQDVSGFMVGSKSEHGGIIKDGAKMVSAMANSVVPKFTILIGNSYGAGNYAMCGKAYDPRLIYAWPTAQLAVMSGAAAANTLLQIQVSALKAKGEEITPEAEQELLSRITDKYNEELSPYYAAARLWVDGIIDPLETRKVISMGIEAANHAPIEKPYNVGVIQT, encoded by the coding sequence ATGGATATCGAATTCAATAAAAACGAAGACGCCCTGAAGCAGCTGACCTTTCAGCTGAAGAACAAACTGAACAAAGTATACCTAGGTGGCGGCGAGAAGCGCATCCGAAAAGAACACGACAAAGGCAAGCTGACCGCCCGCGAGCGCATTGCCTACCTGCTCGACGAAGGAGCCGAATTTCTGGAGATTGCCGCCTTTGCGGGCGAAGGCATGTACCAGGATGTGGGCGGCTGCCCTGGCGGCGGTGTGGTAACAGGCATTGGCTACATAAAAGGGCGCCAGTGCGTGGTAGTAGCCAACGATGCCACGGTAAAAGCCGGTGCTTGGTTCCCGATCACGGCCAAGAAGAACCTGCGTGCCCAGGAGATCGCGATAGAAAACAAACTGCCCATTGTATACCTGGTCGACAGTGCGGGCGTGTTTCTGCCGATGCAGAACGAAATTTTCCCCGACAAAGAGCACTTTGGCCGGATGTTCCGCAACAACGCTGTAATGAGCGCCATGGGCATTGTGCAGATTGCCGCCATCATGGGCAGCTGTGTGGCCGGCGGCGCTTACCTGCCCATTATGAGCGACGAGGCGCTGATTGTGGAAGGCACCGGCTCGGTGTTCCTGGCGGGTTCGTACCTGGTGAAATCCGCCATCGGCGAAAGTATAGACAACGAGACCTTAGGCGGTGCCACCACGCACTCCGAGATTTCGGGCGTAACCGACTATAAGTGCAAAAACGACCAGGAGGCACTGGACCATATCCGCAACATCTTTGATAAGATGGGCGACAACCCCAAAGCCGGTTTTAACCGCGCGCAGCCCGTGGCACCTGCCAAAGACGAACGGGAAATTTACGGCCTGCTGCCTGCCGACCGCGTAAAACCATACGACATGATGGACATTATCCTGCGCTTGGTGGACAACTCGGAGTTTGAACTTTACAAAGAGCTTTACGGGCAGACGCTGATCTGCGGCCTGGCCCGTATCGATGGCTGGTCGGTGGGCATTGTGGCCAACCAGCGCAAGATCGTGAAGAGCAAGAAAGGCGAGATGCAGATGGGCGGCGTGATCTATTCCGACTCGGCCGACAAAGCGGCGCGCTTTATCATGAATTGCAACCAGAAAAAGATTCCACTTGTGTTTCTGCAGGATGTGTCCGGTTTTATGGTAGGCAGCAAGTCCGAGCATGGCGGCATTATTAAAGATGGAGCCAAAATGGTCAGTGCCATGGCCAACTCGGTGGTACCAAAATTTACCATCCTGATCGGCAACAGCTATGGCGCCGGCAACTATGCCATGTGTGGCAAAGCCTACGACCCGCGGCTGATCTATGCCTGGCCTACCGCGCAGCTGGCCGTGATGAGCGGCGCTGCGGCGGCCAACACCCTGCTGCAGATCCAGGTTTCGGCGCTCAAGGCCAAAGGCGAGGAAATTACACCCGAAGCCGAACAGGAGCTCCTCAGCCGCATTACGGACAAGTATAACGAGGAGCTCTCGCCCTACTATGCGGCGGCCCGCCTTTGGGTAGACGGTATTATTGACCCGCTGGAAACCCGCAAGGTGATCTCGATGGGCATTGAGGCCGCCAACCATGCGCCCATCGAAAAACCATACAATGTGGGCGTGATCCAGACGTGA
- a CDS encoding WD40 repeat domain-containing protein → MASNLQVQKLATLTGHRDCVYTLAQAGAENIFYSAGGDGMVAAWDLNNPEHGELVARVSASVYALCYVPERNLLLIGQNQEGLQVVDLTSKQVLKSVALPKVAIFDIVYTSEQDKVYVALGNGGICVLDGQTFELQTIVRKTDQSARSLAYNPVTGELAAGFSDNTVRVFDAASMDVKHTLEAHTNSVFTVAYSPDSTLLLTAGRDAHLWVWNVAEKYSARGYQIAHMYTINHISYSPDGRYFATCSMDKSIKVWDAATFKLLKVIDKVRHAGHGTSVNKLFWSAHQNQLVSCSDDRTISVWDIIKVSL, encoded by the coding sequence ATGGCCAGCAACCTACAAGTACAGAAACTAGCTACCCTTACCGGCCACCGCGACTGCGTGTATACGCTGGCGCAGGCCGGGGCAGAAAATATATTTTACTCGGCCGGCGGCGACGGCATGGTGGCCGCCTGGGACTTGAACAACCCGGAGCATGGCGAACTAGTGGCGCGGGTCAGCGCTTCGGTTTACGCGCTCTGCTATGTGCCGGAGCGCAACCTGTTGCTCATAGGCCAAAACCAGGAAGGACTGCAGGTCGTGGACCTGACAAGCAAACAGGTTCTCAAATCGGTGGCGCTGCCCAAGGTGGCTATTTTTGATATCGTTTATACTTCGGAGCAGGATAAAGTGTATGTGGCCCTGGGCAATGGCGGTATCTGTGTGCTCGACGGGCAGACGTTTGAGTTGCAGACCATTGTGCGCAAAACAGACCAGAGTGCCCGCAGTCTGGCCTATAACCCGGTAACCGGTGAGCTGGCCGCCGGCTTCAGCGATAACACGGTGCGCGTGTTTGATGCGGCAAGTATGGACGTGAAGCATACCCTGGAAGCACATACCAATTCGGTGTTCACGGTAGCCTACTCGCCCGATAGTACGCTGTTGCTCACGGCTGGCCGCGATGCCCACCTGTGGGTATGGAACGTGGCGGAAAAGTATAGCGCGCGCGGCTACCAGATCGCGCACATGTATACCATCAACCACATCAGTTACAGCCCCGATGGCCGCTATTTTGCTACCTGCAGCATGGACAAATCCATCAAGGTATGGGATGCGGCTACCTTTAAGTTGCTGAAAGTGATCGACAAAGTACGCCATGCCGGACATGGCACTTCTGTGAATAAATTATTTTGGTCGGCTCACCAGAATCAGTTAGTTTCGTGTAGCGACGACCGCACCATTTCGGTTTGGGACATTATAAAGGTTAGTTTATGA
- a CDS encoding N-acetylmuramoyl-L-alanine amidase family protein — MRNIVAVSFLAVVFLLCTSSKLTFRKEYTLRTVVIDAGHGGKDVGCNGKFSHEADVALKLALQVGSLIERNLPDVKVIYTRDDDTFVELVDRAGIANKNNADLFISIHLNSGPSTAFGTETYTMGLQKSEGNLLVAKRENAVILQEDNYKDKYNGFDPHSPQSHILFALQQSAYIDNSLRFAEKVEQEFKHKVGRSSRGVKQAPFLVLWKSYMPSVLIECGFLTNAAEEKYLNDKSGQSYMASGIYRAFKAYKQELEAMN, encoded by the coding sequence GTGAGAAATATTGTTGCTGTTTCGTTCCTGGCTGTAGTCTTTTTGCTGTGTACCTCAAGTAAATTAACTTTCCGAAAAGAATATACGCTGCGCACGGTAGTGATCGATGCCGGCCATGGCGGCAAAGATGTGGGCTGCAATGGCAAATTCTCGCACGAGGCCGATGTGGCCCTCAAACTGGCCTTGCAGGTAGGCAGCCTGATCGAGCGCAACCTGCCCGACGTGAAAGTGATCTATACCCGCGACGATGATACGTTTGTGGAACTGGTGGACCGGGCCGGCATCGCCAACAAAAACAACGCAGACCTTTTTATCTCCATTCACCTCAATTCGGGCCCTTCTACTGCTTTTGGCACTGAAACCTATACCATGGGTCTGCAGAAATCGGAGGGCAACCTGCTGGTAGCCAAGCGCGAAAACGCCGTAATTCTGCAGGAAGACAACTACAAAGACAAGTATAACGGCTTTGATCCTCACTCGCCGCAGAGCCACATCCTGTTTGCCCTGCAGCAAAGCGCTTACATAGACAACAGCCTGCGTTTTGCCGAAAAAGTGGAGCAGGAGTTTAAACACAAGGTAGGCCGCAGCAGCCGTGGCGTGAAGCAGGCACCATTTCTGGTGCTCTGGAAATCTTACATGCCTAGCGTGCTGATTGAGTGCGGGTTCCTGACCAACGCCGCAGAAGAAAAATATCTTAACGATAAGTCCGGGCAATCGTATATGGCATCAGGTATATATCGTGCTTTCAAAGCTTATAAACAGGAGCTGGAGGCCATGAACTAA
- a CDS encoding thioredoxin family protein produces the protein MKRFAAFAATLLITVSAFAQAGGYQLGEKVADFSLKDGSSKATSLSDFGSNQTVVLVFTNNNCPYAKLYEKRLVSLANAYGSKGVQFVFINPSVGSGDGSETLADMAAKNYSFPYLADEGQKVSGQFGATKTPEAFVLQNSDGGFVLKYKGAIDDNPQLESGVKEFYLKRVLDEVLANKTVTTLGKRPTGCLIKKY, from the coding sequence ATGAAACGTTTCGCCGCTTTTGCCGCCACCCTGCTTATTACGGTCAGTGCTTTTGCACAGGCAGGCGGGTACCAGTTAGGTGAGAAAGTGGCTGACTTTTCGCTGAAAGACGGCAGCAGCAAAGCAACTTCGCTCAGCGATTTTGGCTCTAACCAAACTGTGGTGCTTGTCTTTACCAACAACAACTGCCCTTACGCCAAGCTTTATGAGAAACGCCTGGTAAGCCTGGCCAACGCATATGGCAGCAAAGGCGTGCAGTTTGTGTTTATCAACCCGAGCGTGGGCAGCGGCGACGGCAGCGAAACGCTGGCCGACATGGCTGCTAAGAACTACAGCTTCCCGTACTTAGCCGATGAAGGACAGAAAGTTAGCGGGCAGTTTGGCGCCACCAAAACCCCGGAAGCCTTTGTGCTGCAAAACAGTGATGGTGGCTTTGTACTAAAGTATAAAGGTGCCATAGACGATAATCCACAGCTGGAAAGCGGCGTGAAGGAATTTTACCTCAAACGGGTACTTGACGAGGTGCTGGCTAACAAAACCGTCACCACACTGGGTAAACGCCCGACAGGCTGCCTGATCAAGAAATACTAA
- the meaB gene encoding methylmalonyl Co-A mutase-associated GTPase MeaB: protein MAKRLSPEVYVQGILAGDRVTLSRAITLVESRLPADQELAQQVINQVLPHAGNAVRIGITGVPGVGKSTFIEAFGSYLIREQGKKLAVLAIDPTSQRTGGSILGDKTRMESLSVNPQAFIRPSPAGKSLGGVTRSTRETIILCEAAGFDAIIVETVGVGQSETAVHAMVDFFLLLMLAGAGDELQGIKRGIMEMADAIAITKADEHNVLKAKAARVEYQNALHLYPPTASGWIPKVSTCSALQLTGLDTIWQNITEYLQLTRANGYFEQKRRHQNLQWLYEAIRQSLEDNFYARPQVQAQLPAMAQAVKDGEKSAFAAATELLKLG, encoded by the coding sequence TTGGCCAAACGATTATCTCCTGAAGTTTATGTGCAAGGCATCCTGGCCGGAGACCGTGTTACGCTCAGCCGGGCCATAACGCTGGTAGAAAGCAGGCTGCCTGCCGACCAGGAACTGGCGCAACAGGTCATAAACCAGGTGCTGCCGCATGCCGGCAACGCGGTGCGCATTGGCATTACGGGCGTGCCAGGCGTAGGAAAAAGCACCTTTATTGAAGCATTTGGCAGTTACCTGATCCGGGAGCAGGGCAAAAAGCTGGCGGTGCTGGCCATTGACCCGACCAGCCAGCGCACCGGCGGCAGTATACTCGGTGATAAGACCCGCATGGAATCGCTCTCAGTTAACCCGCAGGCCTTTATTCGCCCCTCTCCGGCCGGCAAATCGCTGGGCGGCGTTACCCGCAGCACCCGCGAAACCATTATCCTTTGCGAAGCGGCCGGCTTTGATGCCATTATAGTGGAAACAGTTGGGGTGGGCCAATCCGAAACGGCCGTGCATGCCATGGTCGATTTTTTCCTGCTGCTGATGCTGGCCGGCGCCGGCGACGAACTGCAGGGCATTAAACGCGGCATCATGGAAATGGCCGATGCCATCGCCATCACCAAAGCGGACGAGCACAATGTGTTGAAAGCAAAAGCTGCCCGGGTAGAGTACCAGAATGCGCTGCACCTGTATCCGCCCACCGCCTCGGGCTGGATACCTAAAGTAAGCACCTGCTCAGCCCTGCAGCTAACAGGCCTGGACACGATTTGGCAAAACATAACGGAGTACCTGCAACTTACCCGGGCAAACGGCTACTTTGAGCAGAAGCGCCGCCACCAGAACCTGCAATGGCTGTATGAAGCGATCCGGCAGAGCCTGGAAGATAATTTTTACGCCCGCCCGCAGGTCCAGGCACAGCTGCCGGCCATGGCCCAGGCTGTAAAAGATGGGGAAAAATCGGCTTTCGCCGCTGCAACGGAATTGCTGAAGTTGGGATAA
- a CDS encoding transglutaminase-like domain-containing protein, translating into MNKTEIKALISLLDDGDYEVASHVEQKIVSLGEGIIPFLEEEWEETLNPDLQKKIEDLIHNLQFDGLTRRLQEWQQEGGQDLLKGMWLVNSYLYPDVEYSAITQAVDQLYFDAWTHMKSEMHPYDQVKSLNNVLFREKRFSANTKNFHSPANSMLHLVLETKRGNPLTLCVIYMIIAKRLDMPVYGVNLPNLFILTYKLDGIQFYINVYNKGLILSKADIDNYILQLNLNPIDIFYEPCSNLDIIKRALRNLAFAFEKMDDLDKATEVTKLLAAITDEPGV; encoded by the coding sequence GTGAACAAGACAGAAATAAAGGCGCTCATCTCTTTGCTGGATGATGGGGATTACGAGGTAGCGTCGCATGTGGAGCAGAAGATAGTATCGCTCGGAGAAGGCATTATTCCTTTTCTGGAAGAGGAGTGGGAGGAAACCCTGAATCCAGACCTTCAGAAAAAGATCGAGGACCTGATTCATAACCTGCAGTTCGACGGGCTGACGCGCCGCCTGCAGGAGTGGCAGCAGGAAGGCGGCCAGGATTTGCTCAAAGGCATGTGGCTGGTAAACTCCTACCTGTACCCTGACGTGGAGTATAGCGCCATAACGCAGGCCGTAGACCAGTTATACTTTGATGCCTGGACACACATGAAATCCGAAATGCATCCCTACGACCAGGTAAAGTCGCTGAACAACGTGCTGTTCCGGGAAAAGCGTTTCTCGGCCAACACCAAGAATTTCCACTCGCCGGCCAACTCCATGCTGCACCTGGTGCTGGAAACCAAGCGCGGCAACCCGCTCACGCTTTGCGTGATCTACATGATCATTGCCAAGCGCCTGGACATGCCCGTATACGGCGTAAACCTGCCCAACCTGTTTATACTTACCTATAAGCTGGATGGCATCCAGTTTTACATCAACGTGTACAACAAAGGCCTCATCCTCTCCAAAGCCGACATCGACAACTATATTCTGCAGCTCAACCTCAACCCGATCGATATTTTTTACGAGCCCTGCTCTAACCTGGATATCATCAAGCGGGCCTTGCGCAACCTGGCTTTTGCCTTCGAGAAAATGGATGACCTGGACAAAGCCACCGAGGTAACCAAACTGCTGGCCGCCATCACCGACGAACCGGGAGTATAG